The following proteins are encoded in a genomic region of Debaryomyces hansenii CBS767 chromosome G complete sequence:
- a CDS encoding DEHA2G06952p (similar to uniprot|P42938 Saccharomyces cerevisiae YGR205W Protein that binds ATP) produces the protein MTTLTKSIDYLSRVIDSYVCNVSEKALVVGISGPQGSGKSYLTNQLGTELRKLYPKLNIVSFSMDDLYLTHEDQLALTTRSQDYMDDNKLLQGRGLPGTHDIELGADLFSKLINRHSESIMHEVPIPFYDKGAFNGEGDRSPECNWNVVKTPVDVIIFEGWFNGFQPLSFDQLRVKYLTSDINKSVIQRHKMFHVEQVNENLKEYAKLWSLFDFFICLETDSLQNVYNWRLEQEHYLKATTPAGTGMTDEEVVKFVDRYMPIYELYYEKMCSDGCVKKVGHNLKLVINAKRNMLDSMIY, from the coding sequence atgacTACTTTAACAAAAAGTATCGACTATTTGTCTCGAGTAATAGACTCATACGTATGCAATGTATCGGAAAAGGCTTTGGTTGTTGGAATAAGTGGTCCTCAAGGTTCAGGAAAGTCATATTTGACGAATCAATTGGGAACAGAGTTGAGGAAATTGTACCCTAAATTGAACATAGTTCTGTTTCTGATGGATGATCTATATCTCACGCATGAAGATCAATTGGCATTAACAACTCGGTCTCAAGACTATATGGATGATAACAAGTTATTGCAAGGCCGTGGGCTCCCTGGAACACATGATATTGAGCTAGGGGCTGATCTTTTCTCCAAGCTAATTAACAGGCACTCGGAACTGATTATGCACGAAGTTCCAATTCCTTTTTATGATAAGGGAGCATTTAACGGAGAAGGTGATAGGTCCCCTGAATGTAATTGGAATGTGGTTAAGACACCAGTAGACGTGATTATCTTTGAAGGATGGTTTAATGGTTTTCAACCTTTATCGTTTGATCAATTACGAGTAAAATACTTAACTTCTGATATAAACAAATCAGTTATACAAAGACATAAAATGTTCCATGTTGAACAGGTGAATGAGAACTTGAAAGAATATGCAAAATTATGGTCTTTATTCGATTTTTTCATCTGCTTAGAAACAGACTCCTTGCAAAATGTTTACAATTGGAGATTGGAACAAGAGCATTATCTTAAAGCGACTACTCCAGCAGGTACTGGTATGAcagatgaagaagttgtTAAGTTTGTTGATAGATACATGCCAATCTATGAATTATACTATGAGAAAATGTGTAGCGATGGATGTGTTAAGAAAGTGGGTCATAATCTCAAATTAGTTATTAATGCAAAACGTAATATGTTGGATTCTATGATctattaa
- a CDS encoding DEHA2G06974p (similar to uniprot|P42940 Saccharomyces cerevisiae YGR207C Electron transfer flavoprotein complex subunit ETF-beta), with translation MSSKLKILVPVKRVIDFAIKPRINKAQTGVETKGVKFSINPFCDIALEESIRIREAHKGLVEKIHAVSIGPTKAQDILRTALAKGADSTTLIDVGDEEVEPLTVAKLLQKTVEKEDSNLVILGKQAIDDDSNQTGQMLAGLLNWPQATNASKVEIDGDNITVTREIDGGSDTLRAKLPMIVTTDLRLNEPRYASLPNIMKAKKKPLEKLKVSDLGIELSKRLETLKVEEPPQREAGVKVESVDELISKLKELKAI, from the coding sequence ATGTCgtcaaaattgaaaattttagtACCAGTCAAAAGAGTGATTGACTTTGCAATCAAACcaagaattaataaagcACAAACTGGAGTGGAAACTAAGGGAGTTAAGTTCAGTATCAATCCATTCTGTGATATTGCATTAGAAGAGTCAATTAGGATCAGAGAGGCCCACAAGGGTTTAGTTGAAAAGATCCATGCTGTTTCTATTGGACCAACCAAGGCACAAGATATATTAAGAACTGCATTGGCTAAGGGTGCTGACTCCACCACGTTGATAGACGTAGGCGACGAAGAAGTCGAGCCATTAACTGTGGCCAAGCTCTTACAAAAGACAGTTGAAAAGGAGGACTCCAACTTAGTTATTTTGGGAAAACAGGCCATTGACGACGATTCTAATCAAACCGGGCAAATGTTAGCAGGTTTGTTGAACTGGCCCCAAGCCACCAATGCTTCAAAGGTTGAAATTGACGGTGATAACATCACTGTAACCCGTGAAATTGATGGAGGTTCGGATACTTTGCGTGCCAAGTTGCCAATGATTGTCACTACAGATTTAAGATTGAACGAGCCAAGATACGCTTCTTTGCCAAATATCATGAAGGCCAAGAAGAAGCcattagaaaaattgaaagtCAGCGATTTAGGTATTGAATTATCCAAGAGATTAGAAACCTTAAAGGTTGAAGAACCACCTCAGAGAGAGGCTGGTGTTAAAGTGGAATcagttgatgaattgatcagtaaattgaaagaattgaaggCCATTTAA
- a CDS encoding DEHA2G06996p (similar to uniprot|P46675 Saccharomyces cerevisiae YLR045C STU2 Microtubule-associated protein of the XMAP215/Dis1 family), translating to MSDEPDYSSLSLEEKLEHKLWKARLQAYDEITKQCQNSRNDSDECFQKLNAKPEIFKKAVVDANVVAQESGIQALSSYLEFGGNSANAQKLKSSGVVASLCEKGLSSSRSGTKAKAVDCLLWFIELSENANGVIEDILPFLKHRLPKLVAGCVSALHVIVENFGCHSVISPKLIIPCLGKLFAHADRNVRAETTKLTVELYKWMGAALETILFPDLKPVQQKDLTKAFESLQNITPEQKRFTRNQQIEIARRKEEESRIEATGDGDIEMKDAQDDKSNEPQFDPFDLVEPVEVLSKLPSDLNSRISSTKWKDRKEVLEEVHNVLEKAVKLSTRDDYLELIRMFAKCMKDANIQVVQLAANCIEFLARGLKSDFQRYQSIVLGPMIERTKEKKASVADALNNAMFSIFNSSSLSDILDETLAAMKHKTPQVKIASTNYLQKCLAATKVPPKGSEIGSIMESGVKLLSDSQEPVRQASTEMIGTLMKITGERELNAFLEKVDDNRRAKVTKFFEEVDVNAKLGNHHASPGPKNISSSGESGMNKLTRPRTSLSTGSTATTKKLSLSSASTSLKKPSQEQQSNSTIPSKRLATSPAKRGDDSSKVSSIGRGLTGRPLTSSTPSLSSGSAAKPTSSLSFKEKEELQALRREKQVWQEQQEQTLHHQENFDGEKMSLTQEISQLNSKIENISKDHTNALLMVKQKETQILRSNSDLENAKLKIRDLEQTIEMMKLQQNSYTGQQSTQPAKHSYNAAFSPSSTSPFEAKQRYQPPETTPSESRISSGELSTRVNRLSIDGNPQIENSGNHYNGNSYNRFSSPQKAADNTSSYTSSLSKDSMQLNTNDDSWRRAAEVTSQLKARIEKMKARSRSGMSNFS from the coding sequence ATGTCTGATGAACCTGATTATTCATCATTGTCTCTAGAGGAAAAATTGGAACACAAATTGTGGAAAGCTAGGCTCCAGGCGTATGATGAGATCACAAAACAATGTCAAAATTCCCGTAATGATCTGGATGAATGTTTTCAGAAGCTTAATGCAAAACCAGAGATATTTAAAAAAGCCGTAGTTGATGCCAATGTTGTCGCACAGGAATCGGGTATTCAAGCGCTATCTAGTTACTTGGAATTTGGGGGTAATTCAGCCAACGCTCAGAAGTTGAAATCTTCTGGAGTGGTAGCATCGTTATGTGAGAAAGGATTGTCTTCGTCTCGATCTGGAACCAAGGCCAAGGCCGTTGACTGTTTGTTGTGGTTTATTGAGCTCTCTGAGAATGCTAATGGTGTTATCGAAGACATATTGCCATTCTTAAAACATCGTTTACCAAAATTAGTTGCCGGTTGTGTGAGCGCATTACACGTAATAGTAGAGAATTTTGGGTGTCATTCAGTGATATCGCCAAAGCTAATAATTCCATGTCTAGGAAAGTTATTTGCCCATGCGGATAGAAATGTAAGGGCAGAAACTACCAAATTGACAGTCGAGCTATACAAATGGATGGGTGCTGCATTAGAAACGATTCTATTTCCTGATTTGAAGCCTGTGCAGCAAAAAGATTTAACAAAGGCCTTCGAGTCGTTACAAAATATAACACCTGAACAAAAAAGATTCACTagaaatcaacaaattgaGATAGCTAGAcgtaaagaagaagaatcgCGGATAGAAGCTACTGGTGATGGGGACATCGAGATGAAGGATGCACAGGATGATAAATCTAATGAACCACAGTTTGATCCTTTTGATTTGGTGGAACCTGTTGAGGTATTATCGAAACTACCATCTGACttaaattcaagaatttccTCTACCAAATGGAAGGATCGTAAAGAAGTTTTGGAGGAAGTGCACAATGTGTTGGAAAAAGCTgttaaattatcaacaagAGACGACTACTTAGAACTTATCAGAATGTTCGCAAAGTGTATGAAGGATGCAAACATCCAAGTAGTTCAATTGGCTGCAAATTGTATAGAATTTCTAGCTCGAGGCTTGAAAAGTGATTTTCAAAGATATCAATCAATCGTTCTTGGACCAATGATTGAAAGAacaaaagagaaaaaggCTTCTGTGGCGGACGCTTTAAATAATGCAATGTTTTCgatttttaattcttcctCGTTGAGTGATATATTAGATGAAACACTTGCAGCTATGAAGCATAAAACACCTCAAGTCAAGATTGCATCAACAAATTACTTACAAAAGTGTCTAGCGGCAACCAAGGTGCCTCCCAAGGGTTCAGAAATTGGAAGCATCATGGAATCGGGtgttaaattattaagtgATTCCCAAGAACCAGTGAGACAAGCGTCTACTGAAATGATTGGAACgttaatgaaaattactGGGGAAAGAGAGCTCAATGCATTCTTGGAAAAGGTTGATGATAATAGAAGAGCTAAGGTTACGAAGTTTTTTGAGGAAGTTGATGTTAATGCCAAATTGGGTAATCACCATGCTTCACCAGGGCCTAAAAATATTTCCTCGTCAGGAGAAAGTGgtatgaataaattgacGAGACCTAGAACCAGTCTTTCAACAGGATCTACAGCTACTACCAAAAAACTCAGTTTACTGTCTGCTAGCACTTCACTTAAAAAACCTTCACAAGAACAGCAATCCAACTCCACAATACCATCTAAGCGCCTTGCGACGTCACCTGCAAAAAGAGGTGATGATTCATCTAAAGTATCATCAATTGGAAGAGGATTGACAGGAAGACCTTTGACATCTAGTACACCTTCCTTGAGTTCTGGTTCTGCCGCGAAGCCAACGAGTAGCTTATCcttcaaagaaaaagaagaactACAGGCTTTACGTAGAGAGAAACAAGTATGGCAAGAGCAACAAGAGCAGACATTGCatcatcaagaaaattttgacGGTGAAAAAATGAGCCTTACTCAAGAAATATCGCAACTTAACagcaaaattgaaaatatactGAAGGACCACACAAACGCATTACTCATGGTCAAACAGAAAGAGACCCAGATTCTTCGTTCCAACAGTGACTTGGAAAATGCTAAGTTAAAAATACGAGATCTTGAACAAACCATagaaatgatgaaattgcaACAAAACTCTTACACTGGCCAACAGCTGACTCAACCCGCAAAGCACTCATATAATGCCGCTTTTAGTCCGTCATCTACGTCGCCCTTTGAAGCTAAGCAAAGATATCAACCACCAGAAACGACACCTTCAGAAAGCCGCATATCATCCGGTGAGCTCAGTACTAGAGTGAATAGACTATCAATAGATGGTAATCCTCAGATTGAAAATTCCGGAAACCACTACAATGGTAATTCATATAATCGCTTTAGCAGTCCCCAGAAGGCAGCAGATAATACAAGTCTGTATACATCCAGTTTGAGTAAGGACTCGATGCAATTAAACACTAATGATGATAGTTGGAGGAGAGCAGCTGAAGTCACCTCCCAGTTAAAGGCAAGAATTGAGAAGATGAAAGCAAGGTCTAGAAGCGGAATGTCTAACTTCTCTTAG
- a CDS encoding DEHA2G07018p (similar to CA3847|IPF7942 Candida albicans IPF7942 NADH-ubiquinone oxidoreductase), which translates to MSYNKNYEPVRSDPPYSDYELIDVDPHFKRVISYFRPSDYGCWAATMAGFPLALHLWERLEPTAGAFKAPSKVPGGALRAASLLGFCGGFFLAYVRSSRRFLGWSENAREVKKDRYEIKKLLSEEKLPYHENESVLDDRMKDIANRNSQFSFTVMAIIPWFNLAHHPYHGVSIQKYYENRPGEEEWGFNNLKPFEDIKAKYTKYIE; encoded by the coding sequence ATGTCCTATAACAAGAACTACGAACCGGTGAGATCGGACCCACCATACTCTGATTATGAACTCATTGATGTTGATCCACATTTTAAGAGAGTCATTTCATACTTTAGACCATCTGATTATGGATGTTGGGCCGCTACCATGGCAGGGTTCCCATTGGCATTACATCTTTGGGAAAGATTAGAGCCAACTGCCGGAGCATTCAAGGCCCCAAGTAAGGTTCCAGGTGGAGCTTTAAGAGCAGCATCATTATTGGGATTCTGCGGTGGTTTTTTCTTGGCCTATGTTAGATCTTCCAGAAGATTTTTGGGATGGTCTGAAAACGCCAGAGAAGTTAAGAAGGACAGATACGAGATTAAGAAGTTGTTATCGGAAGAAAAATTACCATACCACGAAAATGAATCCGTTTTGGACGACAGAATGAAGGATATTGCCAATAGAAACTCACAGTTTTCCTTCACCGTCATGGCCATTATACCATGGTTCAACTTGGCACACCACCCATATCACGGCGTGTCGATTCAAAAATACTATGAAAATAGACctggtgaagaagaatggGGTTTCAATAACTTGAAGCCTTTCGAAGACATCAAGGCCAAATACACCAAATACATCGAGTAA
- a CDS encoding DEHA2G07040p (similar to uniprot|Q08743 Saccharomyces cerevisiae YOR292C), translating into MAIRLEDEYGSGVPDLSDIESQDYNRVVSDRSVFTKIINCPRIYNIPALNFVIIGILGTFLLKLTTKYTGLYMKNSLITIIVTNLVLYGISETLAQSLLSYNPTEPRLSFKFNRTTGGYGGISFNPNNYGDRNRVGDFSDEQVPMESDDEDLNRFIDYIQDNDSTYESPSMQSYNPDMTPLALESVELTYYQFNRLAGFMCWGFIMACVQCWWYKFLQIYSKDPKFIEVLRKVLTDQLCFSPISLFCFFTYGTIVLESGNWNDVKAKLDRIYMKTLLINYSVWFPVQFFNFLLVPRDFQVPFSSSVSVLWNCFLSMRNSSA; encoded by the coding sequence ATGGCGATACGGCtagaagatgaatatgGCAGTGGAGTACCGGATTTATCTGATATAGAGTCACAAGATTATAATAGAGTAGTCTCAGATCGTTCTGTGTttacaaaaataattaattgtcCACGGATATATAACATACCAGCATTGAATTTCGTTATCATTGGAATTTTAGGAACGTTCTTACTTAAACTAACAACCAAATATACTGGTTTGTATATGAAGAATTCGTTGATAACTATAATTGTGACAAACCTTGTTTTGTACGGCATATCCGAAACGTTAGCACAATCGCTTCTATCTTATAATCCTACCGAACCAAGACTAagtttcaaattcaatagaACTACTGGTGGCTACGGGGGGATTTCGTTTAATCCCAACAACTATGGGGATAGGAATAGAGTTGGGGATTTTAGTGATGAACAAGTTCCTATGGAGagtgatgatgaggatTTAAACAGGTTTATAGATTACATTCAGGATAATGATTCTACGTATGAGTCTCCATCAATGCAATCTTACAATCCAGATATGACACCTTTAGCGTTAGAACTGGTGGAATTAacatattatcaattcaataGGCTTGCAGGATTTATGTGTTGGGGCTTTATTATGGCTTGCGTTCAATGCTGGTGGTACAAATTCTTacaaatatattctaaggatccaaaatttattgagGTGCTTAGAAAAGTATTAACTGATCAATTGTGCTTTTCACCGATTTCACTTTTTTGCTTTTTTACATACGGGACTATTGTTCTTGAAAGTGGCAATTGGAACGACGTGAAGGCCAAGTTGGATAGAATATACATGAAAACCTTGCTAATAAACTATTCCGTATGGTTTCCAGTTCagttttttaatttcttattagtTCCTAGAGACTTCCAAGTCCCATTTAGTTCGTCTGTATCGGTGTTATGGAATTGTTTCTTATCAATGAGAAATTCAAGTGCATAG
- a CDS encoding DEHA2G07062p (similar to CA3844|IPF7945 Candida albicans orf19. 6604, unknown function), translating into MLIKPWNEIPAPRHTLDDEVDDAIPSPIPNILVELNQNITSMDYIVISPKTLKVLVEDLPNGKAVGYINIEYPQLADLQTNDEDDDVYDEDEQLYTAVMRKSLIDKYGKLKIPIVQHDDRYLSVNIPHFPNIIANNILAQKLTEELDKTINKAWIILSPSLISSNETINKLEVDFDMQTPDIYAAIPSLKPPHFITGIGASFNSQISLLRQPRLMSLVLRSEGQSGFEKIDTDAFVDASFVLNELLVGTSDQGNYLKQVSSTVRKINGYSNSGMYI; encoded by the exons ATGTTA ATTAAACCATGGAATGAAATACCTGCTCCTCGTCATACACTTGATGACGAAGTAGATGATGCAATTCCATCGCCTATACCTAACATATTGGTTGAATTGAATCAGAATATTACTTCGATGGATTATATCGTCATATCTCCTAAGACTTTAAAGGTATTGGTTGAAGATTTGCCGAATGGTAAAGCAGTGGGATacataaatattgaatatccGCAATTAGCAGACTTACAAACtaacgatgaagatgatgatgtatacgatgaagatgaacaGTTGTATACGGCAGTCATGAGAAAGTcgttaattgataaatacgGGAAGTTGAAAATACCTATTGTACAACACGATGATAGATACTTGAGTGTCAATATACCTCATTTCCCAAATATCATAGCAAACAATATATTGGCCCAGAAACTTACCGAAGAACTTGACAAAACAATCAACAAGGCATGGATCATTTTGTCTCCTTCGCTCATCAGTAGTAACGAGACTATTAACAAGTTAGAAGTCGATTTTGATATGCAGACGCCAGATATTTACGCAGCTATTCCGAGTTTGAAACCACCACATTTTATCACCGGCATAGGAgcttctttcaattctcAAATATCTTTGTTGCGCCAGCCTAGGTTGATGTCGCTAGTTTTGAGATCTGAAGGACAATCAGGATTTGAGAAAATTGATACAGATGCGTTCGTCGATGCGTCTTTTGTCTTGAATGAGCTCTTGGTCGGTACTTCGGACCAGggaaattatttgaagcaAGTAAGTTCAACGGTAAGGAAGATAAACGGTTATTCCAATTCTGGTATGTATATATAG
- a CDS encoding DEHA2G07084p (similar to uniprot|Q05779 Saccharomyces cerevisiae YLR201C FMP53 Mitochondrial inner membrane protein required for ubiquinone biosynthesis), which produces MFKFIIRPAGKPSYMARRAYHSIDHPSSNIIVNPKSMESIILTKSLTYLPKFGFDSLCITQAIRDLKYPDSLQSAISSSPSGNSLEFQLMLHWLKIQRQNLQDHVLDPKSEFNSINDEYERVIYLINKRLEYNQPIINKLSTGLSQLIAPYNMNQSLDELHNLSDDIAFYAGDTSNDFAWYSKRLGFSSIYVSSEVFMLQDTSKDFHHTRKFVEDKVQAFSNLGGAYNDVEQWGTFNAISLVNLIKTQLARG; this is translated from the coding sequence ATGTTCAAATTCATAATAAGACCTGCGGGAAAACCGTCATATATGGCCAGACGGGCGTACCATTCAATAGATCATCCAAGCTCAAATATAATCGTTAATCCTAAATCGATggaatcaataatattgacGAAATCGCTTACATACCTTCCAAAATTCGGATTTGATTCGTTATGTATAACTCAGGCAATCCGGGACTTGAAGTACCCAGATTCGTTACAGTCAGCCATATCCAGTTCTCCTTCAGGAAATTCGTTAGAATTCCAATTAATGTTACACTGGCTTAAAATTCAGAGACAAAACTTACAGGACCATGTCTTAGATCCGAAGAGTGAGTTTAATTCTATAAATGATGAGTACGAACGAGTCATCtatttaatcaataaaaGGTTAGAATATAACCAGCCTATTATAAACAAGTTATCAACAGGTTTATCGCAGTTGATTGCACCTTATAATATGAATCAATCTTTAGACGAATTGCACAATTTGAGTGACGACATTGCATTTTATGCGGGCGATACTTCTAATGACTTTGCCTGGTACTCTAAAAGATTAGGGTTCTCGTCGATTTATGTTAGTTCTGAGGTTTTCATGTTGCAAGATACAAGTAAAGATTTCCATCATACTAGAAAGTTTGTTGAAGATAAGGTACAAGCGTTCAGCAACTTAGGTGGGGCTTATAATGATGTTGAGCAATGGGGAACATTTAATGCTATCAGCTTGGTGAATTTGATCAAGACTCAATTAGCTAGAGgttaa
- a CDS encoding DEHA2G07106p (similar to uniprot|P52553 Saccharomyces cerevisiae YLR200W YKE2 Subunit of the heterohexameric Gim/prefoldin protein complex), with translation MSTQQDFEKLSLEFSNSQGTLNELMTARSTLETQYQENKIVLNEFDNLNEDSKIYKLTGPILMPQEYGEAKLNVTKRIEFIEGEIKRVETKIGDEEKKIEATREKLIAIRSQMSS, from the coding sequence ATGTCCACTCAACAAGACTTTGAAAAGCTCTCTTTAGAGTTCAGTAATTCCCAGGGTACTCTCAATGAGTTGATGACGGCTCGTTCCACATTAGAAACACAATATCAGGAAAACAAAATTGTTCTAAACGAATTCGAcaatttgaatgaagatTCCAAAATTTACAAGTTAACAGGTCCTATATTAATGCCCCAAGAATACGGCGAGGCCAAATTGAATGTCACTAAGAGAAtcgaatttattgaaggcGAAATCAAAAGAGTTGAGACCAAAATTGgcgatgaagaaaagaagattgAAGCTACCAGAGAGAAATTGATAGCTATTAGAAGCCAAATGAGTTCATAG
- a CDS encoding DEHA2G07128p (similar to CA3841|IPF16640 Candida albicans IPF16640), with protein MTDLTTGYSLSNSPQSKRNSKRQDSYSRDTFRNQQSINKRRSSSFTSTSSPWFRRNSLLSPAMVQNENISVYDSPNYYSHSSSYNIISLKECQGFIFNQDLFASPYQQQKSLANEKKMRDMSGSKSSSNSVSGSRSASRSCSQSQASSAANTPSYSRMTSPKSQQRRHTSYHDPRPSFLCGAAGDDNAMIDDDDHDANENADEEFPFENTSMELDEIEDHEDVVIDEYEEFESMGEYGDSTNRMYKVHVTEITVNENDNSIFPS; from the coding sequence ATGACTGACTTGACTACAGGCTATTCGCTATCAAATTCGCCCCAACTGAAGCGGAATTCCAAACGACAAGATTCATATTCGAGAGATACATTCCGCAATCAACAAAGCATTAATAAAAGACGTAGTTCATCATTTACATCTACGTCATCTCCTTGGTTCAGGCGTAACTCGTTGCTATCACCAGCTATGGtacaaaatgaaaatatttcgGTGTACGACTCTCCAAATTACTATTCTCATAGCTCTAGCTATAATATTATCTCGTTAAAGGAATGCCAGGGGTTTATATTTAACCAGGATTTATTTGCATCACCTTACCAACAGCAGAAATCGCTTGCAAACGAGAAGAAAATGAGGGATATGAGCGGGTCTAAGTCGTCATCGAATTCAGTACTGGGTTCTAGGTCAGCTTCGAGGTCTTGTTCTCAATCACAAGCAAGCTCTGCTGCCAATACACCATCGTATTCGAGAATGACTTCGCCAAAATCACAACAGAGAAGACACACTTCGTATCACGATCCCAGGCCGTCATTTTTATGTGGAGCTGCCGGTGATGATAATGCTATGATAGATGATGACGATCATGATGCAAATGAAAATGCGGACGAAGAATTTCCATTCGAAAATACTTCTATGGAGCTagatgaaatagaagatCATGAAGATGTTGTTATTGACgaatatgaagaatttgagCTGATGGGTGAATACGGTGACTCTACGAATAGAATGTACAAAGTTCATGTTACTGAGATCACTGTTAATGAGAATGACAATAGCATTTTTCCAAGTTAA
- a CDS encoding DEHA2G07150p (similar to uniprot|Q05776 Saccharomyces cerevisiae YLR193C) yields MVQVFENAHVFNHDFPTVSLAYLNRYPNPYAKHVLSIDTLDRYMDTDGCLRTTKIIVKTGRLPKFIKPFLGTHLDSWIIEKTIINPKTNQMLSYTSNVDHRKFIRIEEYMKYSADSPFSTLVESKVRFSSNLFGFKQKIEEWSRNRFSSNMANSREGLKYVVDKLNERKEVWMRRST; encoded by the coding sequence ATGGTTCAAGTATTTGAGAATGCCCATGTGTTTAACCACGATTTCCCCACGGTTAGTCTTGCATATTTGAATAGGTACCCCAATCCGTACGCAAAGCATGTCTTGAGTATTGATACTCTTGACAGATATATGGACACGGATGGGTGTCTCAGGACCACCAAGATAATTGTAAAGACCGGGAGGTTGCCCAAGTTTATCAAGCCGTTTTTAGGGACGCATTTGGACTCGTGGATCATCGAGAAGACCATCATCAACCCCAAAACTAACCAAATGCTCTCATACACATCGAATGTGGACCACAGGAAATTCATTAGGATCGAGGAGTACATGAAGTACTCTGCAGATAGTCCATTTAGTACATTGGTGGAGAGCAAGGTGAGGTTTTCCTCCAACTTGTTTGGATTCAAGCAGAAAATTGAAGAGTGGAGCCGCAACAGGTTCTCATCAAACATGGCCAATTCTAGAGAAGGATTGAAGTATGTGGTTGACAAATTGAACGAGAGGAAAGAGGTATGGATGAGGAGAAGTACGTAG